A region of Lycium barbarum isolate Lr01 chromosome 1, ASM1917538v2, whole genome shotgun sequence DNA encodes the following proteins:
- the LOC132610158 gene encoding uncharacterized protein LOC132610158: MGKENFHQSKKHKYPIKTLASGKVVGNVPRWNFKKDSRRKEADNKGTKKAVNNPEHAIVRVQTHNKFDALNNEGVEENNEEQNNNNAINEEQNNNNAVTSTSSAHNQIITKEKCVANKCIDDKGTSSKPWLEAGKKWGDRIEEVEGTESRNDSNTTANQDGRGENENDLEREILDDATEQESQDKRLEYNNNEKQEVSSCASITNGEELSTRESKARHIQKNENMEEEPPDDTTLQQSNKEDSTTEKLDDEAVKVVQSSQRRGDNCIQKENNLVESIEIEEFNIGLKHHIINKRGDEAHNHLVDHVEHQMNVESSRKLESTSAASKKAKSHSHSEVVVKTVPEKQEISQEKVKMENNQSKAVLQDIVAHKVTKEELQKFSEEIQQSEEDNEINGKSNNFHKVAREEDISPRALAISGKRSKNHEALQTKRLLPKRTASAKNK; this comes from the exons ATGGGAAAGGAGAATTTTCATCAAAGCAAGAAGCACAAGTATCCCATAAAGACCTTAGCAAGTGGAAAGGTGGTGGGAAATGTACCAAGGTGGAATTTTAAGAAGGATAGTAGAAGAAAAGAAGCGGACAACAAGGGGACAAAGAAGGCTGTTAATAATCCAGAACATGCAATTGTACGGGTACAAACACATAATAAGTTTGATGCCTTAAACAATGAAGGAGTGGAAGAGAACAATGAGGAGCAAAACAATAATAATGCAATCAATGAGGAGCAAAACAACAATAATGCAGTCACAAGTACCAGTAGTGCACATAATCAGATAATTACTAAGGAGAAGTGTGTAGCAAACAAATGCATAGATGATAAGGGGACTAGTTCCAAACCTTGG TTAGAGGCTGGAAAGAAATGGGGGGACAGAATAGAGGAGGTAGAGGGGACTGAGTCCAGGAATGACTCAAATACAACAGCTAATCAAGATGGTAGAGGGGAGAATGAAAATGACTTGGAGAGGGAGATCCTGGATGATGCTACTGAGCAAGAG TCACAAGACAAGCGGCTAGAGTATAACAACAATGAAAAGCAAGAAGTGTCATCTTGCGCATCAATTACTAATGGGGAGGAGTTAAGTACTAGGGAGAGTAAGGCAAGGCACATACAAAAGAATGAGAACATGGAGGAGGAACCTCCAGATGATACTACACTGCAACAATCAAATAAGGAGGACAGTACTACAGAGAAATTAGACGATGAAGCAGTCAAGGTAGTCCAATCAAGCCAAAGAAGAGGGGATAATTGCATTCAAAAGGAGAACAATCTGGTTGAATCTATTGAAATTGAGGAGTTTAATATTGGACTGAAGCAtcacataataaataaaagaggTGATGAAGCTCACAATCACCTGGTTGATCATGTTGAACATCAGATGAATGTAGAATCTTCACGGAAACTAGAAAGCACTTCTGCAGCTTCAAAGAAGGCCAAATCACACAGTCATTCAGAAGTGGTGGTTAAGACAGTACCTGAAAAGCAGGAAATCAGTCAGGAGAAAGTAAAGATGGAAAATAATCAATCAAAAGCAGTTCTACAAGACATAGTGGCACACAAAGTGACTAAAGAAGAGTTACAGAAATTCTCAGAGGAGATACAACAATCGGAGGAGGATAATGAAATCAACGGCAAATCAAATAATTTCCATAAAGTAGCTAGAGAAGAAGATATCTCTCCAAGGGCACTAGCTATCAGTGGAAAAAGGAGTAAGAATCATGAAGCATTACAAACTAAAAGGTTGCTTCCAAAGAGAACTGCTTCAGCCAAGAATAAATGA
- the LOC132610152 gene encoding uncharacterized protein LOC132610152, which translates to MPPYEALYGRKCRTPLCWSEVGERKLVCPEIVQQTEDKVSPWKKIMRFGQKEKLSPQFIGPYEVLERAGPVPYKLALPPELDKIHNVFHVSMLRRYRSDPSHVLPIESIEVSPDLTYEEEPIQILAHETKELRNKKIPLVKVLWRNHSGKEATWEREEDMRIQ; encoded by the exons ATGCCTCCCTAcgaagccttatatgggagaaagtgtagaactCCTCTTTGTTGGAGTGAAGTTGGTGAAAGAAAATTGGTTTGTCCTGAGATTGTGCAACAAACTGAAGATAAG GTTTCTCCATGGAAGAAGATTATGAGGTTTGgacaaaaagaaaaacttagtCCTCAATTTATTGGACCATATGAAGTACTTGAGAGAGCTGGTCCAGTTCCATATAAACTAGCTCTTCCACCGGAGTTAGATAAAATACACAAtgtcttccatgtttctatgcttagaAGGTATCGCTCAGATCCATCTCATGTTCTTCCTATTGAATCCATTGAGGTCAGCCCTGACTTGACATATGAAGAAGAACCTATCCAAATCTTAGCGCATGAGACAAAAGAGCTTAGAAACAAGAAAATCCCATTAGTAAAAGTCCTTTGGAGAAATCATTCTGGCAAAGAGGCTACCTGGGAGCGAGAAGAGGATATGCGAATTCAATAA